A genomic stretch from Setaria italica strain Yugu1 chromosome VII, Setaria_italica_v2.0, whole genome shotgun sequence includes:
- the LOC101781430 gene encoding uncharacterized protein LOC101781430, whose protein sequence is MDTADGGGGAGTGIDALPGDIYVVVLRRLSAHSLARCRCVRALWRALVDGSGLLLPHALPPRAFPGFFANARAKPWRRPHPGFLPPPASRAPARDRLAFLRPHLPCAGAAAAVQHQCNGLVLCFVQDYLAGVGFVCNPVTERWARLPPPPTWWPRRYEGLFLAFDPAVSLDYEVLFLPVPPPRQSNGDAGLRQGHVTLGMFMPESFGKPQEPDDEKLLPLLAFSSATGRWTNRLLTPGRCAPARLYDRVMRRRRRSAEGGDPWARTWRSSALYRRGSLYAHCEKGILVVLHCSEGTYDMVKLPAVADAGAGAGQGERYAAGHVLSSLPVDSIFPGTEDGVLVRYASADAFRVRVWALHESAGDGGGRLLEWTLTHDTDLAAHARMLDLLHHAPSNCVPLAPEESTGRGSGKCVWFSDEDGEEAAGNGGDVGHGCTGFWNWDDASLLDMDIGADELIDVGAGAPSPFSILGCHPDKEVVYLAAGAFHVVAYHLGSAKVQYLGRVMSLGDGDRLDGVFPYRPCIVDALPHDSCLFPSLKSAVIKSQ, encoded by the exons ATGGacacggcggacggcggcggcggcgccggcaccggcatCGACGCCCTCCCTGGCGACATCTACGTGGTTGTCCTCCGACGCCTCAGCGCGCATTCCCTCGCCCGGTGCCGGTGCGTGCGCGCGCTCTGGCGCGCCCTCGTGGACGGCagcgggctcctcctcccgcacGCGCTCCCTCCGCGCGCGTTCCCGGGCTTCTTCGCCAACGCCCGCGCCAAGCCGTGGAGGAGGCCCCACCCCGGCTTCCTACCCCCGCCGGCGTCGCGGGCTCCCGCGCGCGACAGGCTCGCCTTCCTGCGCCCGCACCTCCcgtgcgccggcgccgcggccgccgtgcaGCACCAGTGCAACGGCCTCGTGCTGTGCTTCGTCCAGGACTACTTGGCCGGCGTGGGCTTCGTCTGCAACCCGGTCACGGAGCGGTGGgcgcgcctgccgccgccgccgacgtggtGGCCGCGCAGGTACGAGGGCCTGTTCCTCGCGTTCGACCCGGCGGTGTCGCTGGACTACGAGGTGCTCTTCCTCCCGGTGCCACCTCCTCGCCAAAGCAATGGCGATGCCGGCCTCAGGCAAGGGCACGTGACGCTGGGCATGTTCATGCCAGAATCGTTTGGGAAACCGCAGGAACCGGACGACGAGAAGCTGCTGCCTTTGCTCGCGTTCTCGTCGGCGACCGGGCGGTGGACGAATAGGCTGCTCACGCCGGGCCGGTGCGCCCCGGCGCGCCTCTACGACAGGGTgatgcggcggcgcaggcggagtGCGGAAGGCGGCGACCCGTGGGCGCGGACGTGGCGGTCATCGGCCTTGTACCGCCGCGGTTCGCTCTACGCGCACTGCGAGAAGGGCATCCTGGTGGTGCTCCACTGCTCGGAGGGGACCTACGACATGGTCAAGCTCCcggccgtcgccgacgccggcgccggcgccgggcaggGAGAACGCTACGCCGCGGGGCACGTCCTGTCGAGCCTCCCCGTGGACTCCATCTTCCCGGGCACAGAGGACGGGGTGCTTGTGCGGTACGCGAGCGCCGACGCGTTCCGGGTCAGAGTATGGGCGCTGCACgagtcggcgggcgacggcggcgggcggctgctGGAGTGGACGCTGACGCACGACACGGACCTCGCCGCGCACGCGCGCATGCTGGACCTGCTACACCACGCGCCTTCCAATTGCGTCCCGCTCGCGCCGGAGGAGTCCAccggccgcggcagcggcaagTGCGTGTGGTTCTCCGACGAGgacggcgaagaagctgccGGCAATGGTGGCGACGTGGGCCACGGGTGCACAGGTTTTTGGAACTGGGACGACGCCAGCCTTCTGGACATGGATATCGGCGCGGATGAGCTGATCGACGTCGGGGCCGGTGCGCCGTCTCCGTTCTCGATCCTGGGGTGCCACCCGGACAAGGAGGTGGtctacctcgccgccggcgcgttcCACGTCGTGGCGTACCATCTCGGCAGCGCCAAGGTGCAGTACCTGGGACGTGTAATGTCGCTGGGTGATGGTGACCGCCTCGATGGCGTGTTCCCTTACCGCCCGTGCATCGTGGACGCGCTCCCTCACGACAGCTG CCTGTTCCCAAGCTTGAAGAGCGCCGTCATCAAGAGTCAATGA